The region GCACCTATGTGGGGGATGATGTCACTCTGATATGTACCAGCACTCAGGGGTTCCCTACACCCATCTACTCCTGGAGCCGAGAGAAAGATGCAGGCCCTCTGCCTCCTAACGGCATGGTGGAAGGTCTGTAGTGTAACACACACTGCTTTCTTAAAGATAAGTATGAAGGTCTTTAAGTGATTAGCAAagtgttttagcaaataaaaCACTACAAAGCTGAAACCAACATGTGGGCTTATCTCAGAAACCTGAAACCAGCACATGGTTGTTTGCCGAACAAACATTAAACAGCCCAGTGATTTCACTATGACCTTCAGGTAACCCTTCAATTATCCAGATCCTCTGGGTCGATCCAATTAAAAGGATAGTTTGACTAAAATTAATATTGGACAAAAGGTACAGATTCTTTCTTATGTTCACATATGACATgttcttatttatatatattaattttatataatttataggTAATGGTGTGTTAATATTAGAATCCCattaacaaatatatttcaacaaattgaaaattaacaaaaatttTATTGTAGTTTTAAGTGGTTGAtctgtttatttatgtctttcAGATCAGCGCGCTGGTTCTCTGGTGCTGACCAACTTGTCTGATGCCTTTGCTGGAACATACACCTGCAGAGCATCTAATGTTCTGGGAGTGGAAGCTTGCAGTGTAGCTGTGAAAGTGGCATGTGAGTTGGCCGTCACATCCTAAGCTGAGAAGAGCACTATTGAAGCTGGATTTTTATTGATATGTTTATGTGCTGTCATTTGTAAGGAATTTAACTTAAAAAATACCAAATGTCATAGGCTTTGACACCAGTACAGATTCTACATTGAAATAACAACATGGCACATCTTCACAGTCAAGTTTTATTTCTAAATTACTGTGGGTTAGAACAGGATTAttccctgtttttatttttaaaaaattaataaataaataaagtacattATAGGTTGGCACGGGGCTCTAGGGTTGTGCGTTCGAGTCCCaccttgggtgactgtctgtggctGTGTATGAAGTTGCTCCCTTTTTTCTCTGAGTGTCCGAATCCTAAAGTGTAATTTGAGCATGATTTTGAAGGCACTACAATCTTCCACCCTATGTGTTGTAATTTATAGCAAACATCATAGTCCCCTACATGAGCTGAATAAGGAACAGGATGATTTGTGAGGTTTTTTGTTGCTAAGCAAGACAGTGGCATTGTCCAAATTCATTAGCGCTACTTGGTGAAATATATAGTGCCTAAACTAAATAGCACAATGCTAATGAGGCattagggagccatttcggtCACAgcttgtgtttggtgtgtttccacccacagtccaaaaacacacatttgtaggttgATTGGCTATGCTAAATTGTCTATAGGAGTGATtttgtgagcgaatgtgtgagtgagtgatgccatgtgatggactggtgcaccGTCCAGGGTAAGACACAAATCTCCACTATGATGCAGCTATCTATCATCCTGGGTGAATCTAATTATTGAACCCTGTCATGTTTAGATCCCTGATGATGTCACTGTACTTTGGAACTGGAAGACCATGAAAACATATTTGGTTTGTTGGCTCTCTCGTTTACCCAGTGTGACACTAGCCAGTGTAGGCACTGGTTAGCTCAGTGGTTCCAGACTTTTTCTGTCGTGGAGGAGCAGTGTGAAGGGAACCATTTTAGGAACCACTGGGTTAGCTAGTGTAACAGAACTGGTAGTTGCTGCcctcctccaagcgtgctgaGATGTCTGATGATGTCCTCTAAGGAGCAATTAGAAAACACTTTTACTTATTTGTTTGGCCTTCCTCCCTACACTTGGTAGCATTGTGGGATTGGAAGATTCCTAGCTATATTGTAGTGGTAAAAACATGGTTTACAGCATCACAGGTGAAACTAATCAAGCTAGGGTGTAAAAGTGTTACTGAAATACTGATGATATGcttaatatttgtgtttaaaagatGGTGGCACAGCAGCAGTAGTTGGTGGAGCACTGATGGGCGTTTTCCTCTTCATTTTGCTGATTGCAGCAGTAGCAGCCTACCTCTTCTGCTACAGAAAAAGGAATACCCAGCCTTCTCAGAGGAATGAGATGAGGTATGAACAGAAGCCTAGTTGTTAATAAACAATTGGTTTGTACAGTAGGTCTGATTTAGGTCTTCTTTCCTCAGGCAAGTGAATGTGGATCAATCAGGGAGCCGCAAGTCAAAGGTTAGGCTGCTTTCTGGTCGTCCTCAAGAACATAACCCTCCACTTAGAGTCTCCCATTTCAGTCCACTGGTGTAAGAACATGTCTACCCTTTCCCTACAGTGCCCTTCATGACTTCATCTCTACTGTACATTACCTAAATGATTAATACATTGCTAAACTGTTTACTTTTGCAAACAAGGTATTGGATATTTGgtagttttatatattttttatgtttttgtgaaTTCTGTCCTGgtcacttttaaaaatacaattctAAACataaaaggaacactatgtaagatttgcGTTTATTGCTCCTGGGGCTCATCTGGGGAGGGGAGAGTCGTTTTCTGCCCTTCGCctaaagctacatagtgcattttctacagtgctgagctcagagtagcaatgatAGATGttatattctccctattacacctCAAAGCATAAGAGTTTTTGAAGCTTTTGTTTAAAGGCAAAAATgtaacagtgttcctttaagccatTTTTCTAGTATGTCTCTTATAATCTAATACTTTGTATCAGTTCCAATTAATGTAACTAATCACAAAGGACTTTCAGAGCAATTTGGGATCATATTTTGCCTTCAAAGACATTATTATGCATAGacatttatcatttataatGGGTTCATCAGTGTTATTACTAATTTTCCTGAATCCATTTTCTATACAAGATAAAGTACATTTCTGTgctttttaaagacatttaatTTGAATTCTAAAATTAATCAATAGTGATGCTATTGAATATGTTAACTCTCTGTTTCTGTAATCTACTGTACTTCCAATAAAAATTAGATGAACGCTGGGACAAaattcaaagtcaaatatttaATCACAACAAATGTGGTGCATTGTATTCAAGACTGTGATAATAATGAACAAACTGAACAATAAATGAACAGTGAGCAATGAATATATGCTGCACTAGAATTGAATCAATTAAATCATATTTACGTGGCTGGGACAACACTGCAGTACATTACCAACCAGAGACATAGAAAAATCTGGATCCTGACATGAACGAGAAAAGTGTTTGGATCCTTTAATCGTCAACAATGTATATACTGCCAATCAGGAAGCCAGTACATTCTGAACCATCTCTTGCTTACTGCATATCTTCACTGTCTAATGacaaacacgtatctccatctttgtggatttttactttcctacatcatttgaacacagcagttgagAAAACAACTCGAGGAAGCCCAAGGAGCTTACTTGAGGCTCTCTGCTGTGAGTAACACTTAAAGCTAATTAGGTGGTTCATGTTTCTCATTTCCTTACAGATCAATACTGTGCATAGCCAGATGCTTCTCTATTACCTCCTCCTATCATCTCAGATATACAGATGGATGAATAAGGCATTTATGGCCATTGGGTTTCACAGAGTACTCAAATAATGAcaaaacattatgtaatattaAGTAACAGGAACAATATTAGACTGTAATCAAATATATCATCTCTAGACCAAACTGTACATGTCTCTTCATGGAATATACAACAGAAAATCTACTAAGAAATATCTGTAATAATTCCACTTTGTTGTTCACTTCGTGACTGAATATTGATAAAGATGTGATTAGTGTTCTCAGAACCAATGAGAGTGAGTCTGTACTGTGTTTGGGATATGATGATCAAGACTCCGTCAGTAAGCTCCTGGCAATGATCATCCTCATCACCTCATTGGTACCTGGGTAAGGAAAGAGTCAGACACTTCATCCACATATATGCTTTCTTTATCACCAATAAACAATCACATACACGAAATGTGCAAATGTCTGTAGACAACTCGTAGACGTTTAGCTAATGTACAGCTAAATTCTTTTACTCTAAAGTTGGTTAGATGGGTATAAAATCCACATGCACTAGGTTGGCAAGACAGTGGGACTGCAATCTCTAAAGTGATACAGGACCATCCAATAATTTTGGGTGGAgtctgtgatccaaaactaaacaCGAAACCcgttatattataaatattcctTATGAATGGACATGTAGAAATTgttcaaaattacttggaaatgtatgttttattaattactAAACTATTTACTTTTGCAAACAAGGTATTAGATATTTGGtagttttagattttttttttttttatgtttttgtgaaTTCTGATGTGgtcacttttaaaaatacatccTAACCTACAATTCTAACTTTAAAagtaacactatgtaagatttgcgtttattgctcctggggctccttAGTGTAATCCATTTTTACTAAACACTAAGCCCTGTATGTAACATACATATTCATTATTAATGGACAAGTTGAAATGGttcaaaatgtatgttttattaaaaatattaccaAGTAtctttttcagaaaaaaaaaaaacatcttataACAGTTACAGTGTGCAACACAATACACAACTAAGTAATAACCTAAATATTTCAGTTGGAATAGAGTGttaaaaatacaattattttaaaatatttggctTACCTTCTAGTATCTGATGTACTCTTATATCTCTAACAAATTGCTGTACTGCATAATCCTTAAGGTATCCGTATCCTCCATGCATCTGAAGAGCCTGATTACATACCTGAAGCACAGGAGAAAGGGAAACAACTGCTCAGAACATGTCAATGACAGTAAACTCACTATCTGCAACATACGCAGTTTAGTATAATATTGAAAAACATTTGAACAGTTATTTAAACACAACATATGCAAAATTTAGTGAATTTCAGAATGTTTTAGATTTTGGTTTGtccttgttgtttttgttgattaCAGTGTGCAAGTTCAGCAAGAGCCACAGGATTATGAACTTCAACAAACTTCTGATGATTCAAATTCGTGATTGAACCCACACTTCAATTATTATAtcaattctttttaaaaaacatctgACCTTGTTTTAATACTTTTGATTTTGTGACACTTGAAATGATCCATATTCAAATAGTGACCTAGAAATAATGCATAATATTGGATATTTACgatatataaagagagagatgtgagaACTGGTATTTTCCAACTAGGCAAAAaaaattactgtaaaatttagtCTTTTACTCTACAGTCCAGCCACTCACTGAAAAACACTCATCAGTGGCAAAAAGCTTGGCCatagcacagagagagacagcgtcCGGCCGGTCTTCCTGCAGAGCCACAGCAGCCTGTCTCACCAGCAACCGTGAAGCCACGAGCCTAGTAGCCATCTCTGCCAGTTTAAACTGCAAAAACTGGACACATTCATGTTATTAGCCATTATTATAATTCATTATATCATTTCTATTCCTtagttccatccatccatccatccattatctgtaaccgcttatccaattttagggtcgcggggggtccagagcctacctggaatcattgggcgcaaggcaggaatacaccctggaggggacgccagtccttcacagggcaacacagacacacacacattcactcacacactcacacctacggacactttcgagtcaccaatccacctgcaatgtgtgtttttggactgtggaaggaaaccggagcacccggaggaatatTCCTtagttattttttcttttcacatTCTTTGAAACTGAGTAAATATTTTCCCAGAATGCcaagtaataataaatatctcACCAGCACTGACTCCTCACCTGGCTGCTTGACAGAGTCTCCCCAAACTGCTTGCGTACACTTATATGATCTCGAGCCAGTTGTACACATGCATGAGCAGCACCGAGAGAGCAGGAAGCTGTGGAGTCATACGCAAAGGTCCGCTAGTCAAATCACATTCCTTAATTATCTAAATGAATATAAGTAAACAGTCCTCTACAGAGACATAACCTCCACATATTTATACGGACagttactgtttttaaaaacattacaacaccCTTTTTAATTGTGGAATCATTTCATATCTTAACTGAAACAGAGGGTAAAATGGAGTCTAGATAAATGGAGCAGGGACAGTGATTACATGGCACTCCTTTTCCTCTGGTTACTTACCAATGTTAATTCTGCCCCCATTGAGGCCTTTCATAGCAATGCTAAACCCCTGCCCTTCAGTGCCCAGACGATTAGTGACTGGAACTGCGCAGTCCTCAAATATCACTGCTCTCGTCGGCTGAGAGTTCCAACCAACCTGCCGAAATCAAGCAGCACatacattattgttattattattattattattattagagatGCTTTATGATAGTTGGATTGCGTATGaatattttgcaaaaatgaAAGACGGACATTACTGCCCCCAAGTGGCTGAGGTACAAAGGATTGAAGGCCCTTGGATTATGCATTTGCTGGCATATGTTAATGCATATTCAGTGTTGGTAATTATAACAACACTTTGCATCTTTTTCAAGTGATATTTTGGCACAACtggaagcagaaaaaaaaccctctcttACGCCCTCTAGTCTCGACCATGGAAATCATTCACTGGTCTTTTCAatcattaaatatttgtaaacatttttgtttgtttgttttacagcaTTAGAAGTTGCAAGCTGCACATTGTAAGCTATGTTTATAATataaattttaataattaaacatgACACTAGGAAGGCAGCATGTTACATTATTGTTAAATTACAgtatctttaaaacaaacagtcATATGCAAATAGTTTGCGTGCCTCTGACATtctattcattttatttcttttaacagATATAAGTACACATTCACTATGGGAACGTTTATTAgaaaaacttaaatataaaatgtgctttAAGTTTTGCACAGGCtgtatttagattttttttttcattatgttaaattcagcaaatgaaCATGTGGGTGTTTGGGagcattttgtaaataaacaaaatatgtcACTTCACCAGTTTGGCATCCAAATTTTACACGCATGTGCCTTATTCAAAATGGAGCTCACCTTCTTCTCCTTTTTACCAAAGCTGAGTCCTGGAGTTCCCTTCTCCACAACCACACAAGAAATGCCTTTAGGACCCTTTCCTCCAGTACGACACATCACTACATACACATCTGTGTCCCCTCCTCCACTGATGAAAGCCTGATGAAGAACACACGTGGACACTGAGAGGACATTTTCCTAATGCGTTAACGGGGAGACGAATTACGTTTATAAAAATGGAAGCCAGTACCTTAGAGCCGTTCAGTATGTAATGGTCTCCTTGTAGTTTTGCACTGGTCAACAGTGAGGCGGCATCACTACCACTACCTTGAAGGTGGAGTTTCGAGCATTGATTAGTGACGTAATGCTCCCGTGTGTCTTATTTATCATTAAAGTGATGGTTTAATGGTCAGTACAGGGCACAGTACTATTGTTAATAATTTAATCAACCTAGACAGTTAATCCCCTTGGCAGAGTTTGTTGTGATGGATTGTAATTAAATACATACTGCAAATGTAATCAAATAATTTAATGCAGTTGTCTCTATGGACACAGGTATTCAACTTTGCATGCACAATAGCTTAATTTCTGTAGAAAAAACAAATGGGATTCTCTGGACCAGGTATACGTAAATCCTAATCTCACTGTGCTCAATGCTAGGTGTCAGCTAGAAGGTTATTAAATCCCCCCTCCCCCAACCATCTTAGAAGTAATTGTGCACCTTGTACTCCCAGGTTTTTCCTACAGGAAATGAACTGCAGTGGAATTTGACCTATTGAATTGTGAGGCATAAACCATAAGCATCTCTTACTGACCAGGCTCCGTCAGACAGTAGGAGGCAAACTTCTCCATGGAACAGAGGTCAGG is a window of Hoplias malabaricus isolate fHopMal1 chromosome 1, fHopMal1.hap1, whole genome shotgun sequence DNA encoding:
- the LOC136690426 gene encoding V-set and immunoglobulin domain-containing protein 2-like, yielding MALIQNPPVSGVASVKILSVQPSDTGIYICDVTNPHDWSGSGQGLINLTVLVPPSVPVCQLSGSTYVGDDVTLICTSTQGFPTPIYSWSREKDAGPLPPNGMVEDQRAGSLVLTNLSDAFAGTYTCRASNVLGVEACSVAVKVAYGGTAAVVGGALMGVFLFILLIAAVAAYLFCYRKRNTQPSQRNEMRQVNVDQSGSRKSKVRLLSGRPQEHNPPLRVSHFSPLV
- the acad8 gene encoding isobutyryl-CoA dehydrogenase, mitochondrial isoform X1, coding for MAAAAGFCRLYRLGSYGLRRGGGVIINRAQTRGIAACIDPSVGLTDEQKEFQKVAFDFAANEMAPHMAGWDQNEIFPVETMRKAAQLGFGGIYVSPDVGGSGLSRLDTSIIFEALSTGCASTTAYISIHNMCVWMIDTFGNNEQREKFCPDLCSMEKFASYCLTEPGSGSDAASLLTSAKLQGDHYILNGSKAFISGGGDTDVYVVMCRTGGKGPKGISCVVVEKGTPGLSFGKKEKKVGWNSQPTRAVIFEDCAVPVTNRLGTEGQGFSIAMKGLNGGRINIASCSLGAAHACVQLARDHISVRKQFGETLSSSQFLQFKLAEMATRLVASRLLVRQAAVALQEDRPDAVSLCAMAKLFATDECFSVCNQALQMHGGYGYLKDYAVQQFVRDIRVHQILEGTNEVMRMIIARSLLTES
- the acad8 gene encoding isobutyryl-CoA dehydrogenase, mitochondrial isoform X2 — protein: MAPHMAGWDQNEIFPVETMRKAAQLGFGGIYVSPDVGGSGLSRLDTSIIFEALSTGCASTTAYISIHNMCVWMIDTFGNNEQREKFCPDLCSMEKFASYCLTEPGSGSDAASLLTSAKLQGDHYILNGSKAFISGGGDTDVYVVMCRTGGKGPKGISCVVVEKGTPGLSFGKKEKKVGWNSQPTRAVIFEDCAVPVTNRLGTEGQGFSIAMKGLNGGRINIASCSLGAAHACVQLARDHISVRKQFGETLSSSQFLQFKLAEMATRLVASRLLVRQAAVALQEDRPDAVSLCAMAKLFATDECFSVCNQALQMHGGYGYLKDYAVQQFVRDIRVHQILEGTNEVMRMIIARSLLTES